Proteins co-encoded in one Echeneis naucrates chromosome 22, fEcheNa1.1, whole genome shotgun sequence genomic window:
- the htr1d gene encoding 5-hydroxytryptamine receptor 1D yields MDLDNSSLVYFSNFTEIPNTTTAPPWNEATLLGLQVSLSVLLAVVTLATVLSNAFVIATIFLTRKLHTPANFLIGSLAVTDLLVSILVMPISIVYTVSKTWSLGQIVCDIWLSSDITFCTASILHLCVIALDRYWAITDALEYSKRRTMRRAGIMVSVVWVISISISLPPLFWRQAKAHEELTECMVNTDQISYTLYSTFGAFYVPTVLLIILYGRIYVAARSRILKTPSSSGKRFTTAQLIQTSAGSSLCSLNSASVQEAHLHSGTGGGGGGGSPLFLNSVKVKLADSVLERKRLCAARERKATKTLGIILGAFIICWLPFFVGTLVMAICKECWFDPVLFDIFTWLGYLNSLINPVIYTVFNDEFKQAFQRFIKLRRFS; encoded by the coding sequence ATGGATTTGGACAATAGCTCACTGGTCTACTTCAGCAACTTCACAGAGAtccccaacaccaccaccgCCCCGCCATGGAACGAAGCCACACTGCTCGGCCTGCAGGTCTCGCTGTCTGTGCTGTTAGCTGTTGTCACCTTGGCAACGGTGCTCTCGAACGCTTTCGTCATCGCCACCATCTTTCTGACCAGGAAGCTCCACACACCTGCCAACTTCCTGATCGGCTCCCTGGCAGTCACCGACCTGCTGGTGTCTATCTTAGTCATGCCAATCAGCATCGTCTACACCGTCAGCAAGACCTGGTCGCTTGGGCAGATCGTCTGTGACATCTGGCTGTCGTCTGATATCACCTTCTGCACAGCCTCCATCCTGCACCTATGTGTGATCGCCCTGGACCGGTACTGGGCCATAACAGACGCGTTGGAGTACTCAAAACGTCGCACCATGCGCCGGGCAGGGATCATGGTCAGCGTGGTGTGGGTGATCTCCATATCGATTTCCCTGCCTCCACTTTTCTGGCGGCAAGCTAAAGCCCACGAGGAGCTGACAGAGTGTATGGTGAATACTGATCAGATCTCTTATACCCTGTACTCCACCTTTGGCGCCTTCTACGTTCCCACAGTGCTTCTAATCATCCTCTATGGACGGATCTATGTTGCCGCCCGCTCCCGCATCCTTAAGACGCCATCATCCTCAGGGAAACGCTTCACCACAGCGCAGCTCATCCAGACCTCTGCAggctcctctctctgttctcttaATTCCGCCTCTGTCCAGGAAGCACACCTACACTCTGGCAccgggggaggtgggggaggcgGATCGCCTCTGTTTCTGAACAGTGTGAAAGTGAAGCTGGCAGACAGCGTGCTGGAGAGGAAACGCCTCTGTGCAGCACGGGAGAGGAAAGCAACAAAAACTTTGGGCATCATCCTCGGCGCGTTCATCATCTGCTGGCTTCCATTCTTTGTTGGCACGCTTGTTATGGCCATATGTAAAGAGTGCTGGTTCGATCCAGTGCTGTTTGATATATTTACCTGGCTGGGATACCTGAACTCCCTCATCAATCCTGTAATCTACACAGTGTTCAACGATGAGTTCAAGCAGGCTTTCCAAAGGTTCATCAAACTCAGACGGTTCTCATGA